CGTCGGACGCCCTGCAAGATCCCGATGGGGACTTGCGATCCAACTTGAAGGAATATCAAGACGGGACGGATCCGTTGACTGTCGATTCGATTCCCTCCTCTACCAGTCTCTTCCCCGGCCTGGTGATTCCCACCCATGACGGTGGACAGTTGGTGGATCTGAACGATGACGGCCTTCTGGATCTGGCCGGTCGTTCCGGGAGTGGTGTTGCTACCAAACTGGGCACGGTGGAAGGAGCCTTTGCGAATCGTCTTCTCTCCAGTGTTCCTGGCACATTGATTATCACGGACGCCGTTTTCCCCAAGCTGGACGCGGATCGGTTTGCGGATGGCTTGGTGGTGGATTCGCTTTCCTCGAACCTTTACGTGCTGCGCGGATCGGGCGACGGCGGCTTTGCAGTCGTCACCACCCATCCGGTGCTGCGTGATCCCCAAAAGATCGTGCTGGGACGGCTGACTGCAGACGCCTTTCTGGATGTGGCCGTCCTCAGTCGGAACGGGCGTGGTGTGAGCCTGTTTCAGGGCACTTCAGATGGCCTGTTGCTCGCTGCGGGAACTCTTCAGACCAACTCCTTCGGCACGGCGGAGGCCCTGGCCTTGGGGGACCTCAATGAAGACGGGGCTGACGATGTGGTGGTGGCGTTCGCCAGTCAGACGGTGGTGTTTTTGAGTCGATCGGCCGGAGGATATGCGCCGGCGATTGTGATCCCCCTGCCTCGGACGGTCAATTCGTTGGTGTGTGTGGACATGGATGTGGATGGGCATCTCGATCTCGTCGGGGGCGAGGCCGGGAATGCGGGAAGCATCCGGATCGCGTTTGGTGCCGGCGACGGGACCTTCGGACGGATCTTGGCGTATCCGGTAGGTCGGCCGGTCACGTCTCTCAGGATGGTTGACCTGAACCATGACTCCCGGCTCGATCTCATCGCCAGTCACGCGTCCGGGGATTTTGTCTCCGTCCTGATGGCTGGGGAGGGTGGCGTGATGGGAACAGCCACGGCTGTGCCTTGCGGCCCAGTGCTTCTGGATGTTCGCGACTGGGACGGCGACACTCATCCTGATCTGATCAGCGGCATCGGCTCCTCTGGTGCGTTGGTGAACTTCGGGCGTGGGGATGGCTCGTTCCGCACTCGGACGCAGATTGTTTCCGAGTCGTTGGTTCCGCTGCAGGTTACGACCGGCGATATCGACGGAAATGGCTCGGTTGAGCTGACCGTGCTTGATTCTCGATCGAACTCCATCCAGGTCTGGCAGCCGTTGGCGGCAGAGGGACGCGGCTCGCTGCTGGCGAGCAACTCGATGGGCTCTATTGTGGTGGCCTTCGAACAGCGGGACCTGAATCGCGACGGTCTGCTTGATCTCGCGGTGGTGCGGCGGGCAGAAGCCTTCGACAGTCGCAGCACCAACCAGCTCGTGGTGCTGACCAACCAAGGCGGCAGCCGATTCGTTGCCTCTGCCACCGTCTCGATGGACTCACGTCCCAACCGCATTGTCGGTGGCGATTTCGACAGCGACGGTGTTCAGGATTTGGTGGTGGAGACGGGAGGAGGATCCCTGCTGGGGGGCAGTCGGCTGGTTCTGGTCCGGGGAGACGGGGCCGGCGGAGTTGCCGCACCGATCGTGTATTCGGCGGCGCTCACCGTGTCGAGCCTCCAGCCCTTGGATGTGGATGGCGATGGGAAATCCGAGCTGCTCGTTCGGGGGACACGTCTCGTGGGGGCGCAACAGGTGAGTTTCCTCGAGTTGCTGCAGTTCGACGGCGAGACAGCGTGGGTGACGCGTCAGGCGCTGGAGCCGGCGGTTTACCTTGGCGGACTGTTGATTGCGGACGCGAATGGGGACGGGGCTTCCGATTTGCTGACGACCGTCATCGATCCACTTAATGGGACTCGGCTTCTCTCCATGCGTGCGGGAACTGTTTCAGGCTTCGGGACGATTACCACACTCGCCACGCTAACCGAGGATGCGGGGTTGGTCGGGTTCCTCGACCTCAACGGGGATGGGCGTAGAGACGTGGTGGGGAGCCGGGGATACTTATTGGCGGACGCGACCGGGGGATTCCAACCGTCGGTTGCGGTCTACGCCGGGCCGTTGGGCGTGCAGGGCGCGGTGGACATTAATGCCGACGGACGCCCCGACCTGGTCAGCCAACTGGGGGTACTGCTGCAAGGGGAGTAACGGTGGCGAGTCGACGGCTACTCCGGCAGCGGAAGGTTGTGTGAACCGTCCCTCCTCGTTCCTCGGGCTTTTGGATCGCCTCGACGTTCGATCTGTGCCGGCGAGCTATCGGACGATTCTCTCCCTCAAATCCCGGCGTGCCAGGAATAGCCACCTTCGGGGGAGGCGGAACCGAGGCCTTTGCCGAAGGGCTCGAGCGTGTTGGTCACCGTCAGATGATTGATGTACTTGACGCTCTTGTACGCCAGTTGGCGGGGGACACGCATTCGCAACGGACCGCCGAATCCGACGGGGAGATCTCCTCCGTTGAAGCCATAAGCTAACAGCGTCTGCGGGTGTAAGGCATCAGCCAGGTCGAGGCTGTCCCACCACTCTGCTCTCTCGATCGAGAAATACACCACGAACTTGGCCTGAGGGAGCATGCCGGCAGCCAGGAGGACCGATGATAATGGAGTTCCGATCCATTCGGCGATGTAGGACCAACCCTCCTCGCAGATTACTTGGGTGATTTGACTGCTCAGCGGAAGGCTTCGGAGGTCGGAGATTGAGAAGGATCCCGGGTTGGCAACCAGGCCGTCCACCTTCAACCGCCAATCGGTGAACCCGCCCGCCTGCAGCCGCTTGAAGGCGTCCGTCTCCGGAGGCTTGCCGTTGGCGAATGGAGTCTTCGAGATCTTGTTCCGAGGAAACTCCCGGGCGAGTTTGTGACGGGTAAGCAATCGGTCGGCGGCATAGGTCAATGCGGTTCCGGGTCCGTAGGGGCCTCGGCCGTCGGGTGGGATCAGGCCGTACTTGTCGGCGAGGCGTGCAGCGACGCCCAAGCCTGATACCCCGGCAGCGACTGCTATTCCACGGGTGATCAGCTTTCGGCGGGAAAGGTTCTCGTTCATGAATTCTTTTCCACGTTACCAGTGATCATTGCCCAGGTGAGCTTCCTAAAGCCGGTCCGGTAGATCATGACCAGATGAGCGAGCAAAAAGAGCGTCAGGAACACGGTAGCGAAAAAGTGCAGGGTGCGTGCCGATTGGTGCCCTCCAAGAACCTCCACGAAAAACGGGAACGCGGAAGTGAACGCCGGGGACATCGCCAAGCCAGTCCAAATCATCAGCGGGAATGCTCCGAGGATTACGATGAGGTAGCTGATCCGCTGAACCGGGTTGTAGTGCAGGCTCGCCGCATGGGGACGGAAGCGCAGGTGGTTGAGGCTGGACCGCAGGAGCGCCGTCGGTGAGAGCTCCCCCGATGCGGGTATCAGGTTACGTTTGAGGTGGCCGGAGCGGAGACCTGAAATGAGGTAATAAAGCCCGGTAGGGACCAGAATCCAAGCGGTTTGAAAGTGCAGCGCGCGGCTCCATCCGTTCTGGTCTGGTAGTACGTGGGCATACCCTGTGGGCACCGAAGCCCGTGACGACGGAATCGGAAGGGAGAACCACGGAGGGGTGTTGACGTTGCCTTCTTCGCCCCAATAAAAACGCGGATGGGAGATAACGATCTCGATCCCCGTGACCAGCAGCGCCAAAAAGCACAAAGTCACTATCCAGTGGGTTGAACGGGTCGTGAGAGAGTGTCGAACCTGAGTCGTTCCGCGGGTGCCGCCTCGATCGGGGCAAGACTCGGTAGCTGGGGAAATTGATGGTTCAGCCATGGTCGGGTGATGCCAAAGGTGTTCTGATTCCGATCTGAGGATAAACAGGCTCTTACCGTCAAGGCCTTTTGGTCAGTTTAAGCGAGGATTCGTGCGGGACGCTCGAGCCATCTGGTTTCTGGATCTACCGGGTTGCGAAAAAGCTTGGGCCATGACCTAATTACCGACTATGGCATCCACGCTTCGCCTCCGCTCCAGGCTTCGCGCGCTCCACGCACGTCGAAAAGCTCGACGCCGTCCCACTGGAATGCAGTTCGTTGTCGCCGACTCGATCGAGGCTTTGCGCCCTGATCACTGGGATGCCGTCGCGAAGCACGGCGGCTTCTTCCTTCGCCGGGAGGTTCTACGGGTCATCGAGACTGACGGTCCGGAGAATGTCCGCCCAGTGTACTCCATCATCTACCAAGATGGCGACCCGGCGGCAATCCTGGCGGCGCAGCGGGTGGAAGTGGCGATGGCCCAGATTCGCTCCTCCGACCCCGCTGCCAAATCGGGGACGAAGCCGCGTTTGCTCAAGCGTCTGCTGAAGCCGGCGGCAGTGGTTGCGGCCGAGCGGCTGCAGCAACGGATGCTTGTCGCGGGGAACCTGATGTCCTGGGGTTTTCACGGCATCGGGTTCCGACCCGAGCGGGAAGCTGCCCAGCTTTGGCCTGCCGTTGGGGAAGCTCTTTATCGGATCCGTCGCTCCGACCGACTTTTGGGTCAGACTCAGTTGGTAATCGTGAAGGATCTGGGAATGGAACAGGGTCACGTGGAGGGGTTGCATCAGCTCTCGTATCGACCCCTTGAAACCGAGCCGAACATGGTCCTCGCGATTGATCCGGCTTGGCGTTCGTATGAGGACTATCTTCAGGCGTTGGACGCAAAATATCGTCGCAATGCCAAAGACCAGCTCAAGAAGTTGGCTTCGGCGGGCTGTAGCCTGGAGACCTTGACCGACCTCTCCGGCCATGCGGAGCGGCTGCATGAGTTGTATCTAAGTGTTCACCAAAAAGCATCGGTTCGCCTCGTGACCCTTCCCGCCTCCTACCTTCCCGAATTGGCCAGGGCAGTCGGAGGGGACTTTCGATGTACCGTGGTTCGTCGGGGTGAGGAGATTTTGGGTTTCGTCACCTCCATCCGTGACGGGGACACCGCGATTGCCTATTACATCGGTTTCGACCGTCAGGTGGCTTCGACGGCCGTCCCGCTCTATCTGCGCCTCCTCCACAGCACTATCAATGATGCCATAAGCTGGGGATGTCGCCGACTTTCGTTGGGTCGAACCGCTCTGGAACCAAAA
The nucleotide sequence above comes from Verrucomicrobiales bacterium. Encoded proteins:
- a CDS encoding molybdopterin-dependent oxidoreductase; translation: MNENLSRRKLITRGIAVAAGVSGLGVAARLADKYGLIPPDGRGPYGPGTALTYAADRLLTRHKLAREFPRNKISKTPFANGKPPETDAFKRLQAGGFTDWRLKVDGLVANPGSFSISDLRSLPLSSQITQVICEEGWSYIAEWIGTPLSSVLLAAGMLPQAKFVVYFSIERAEWWDSLDLADALHPQTLLAYGFNGGDLPVGFGGPLRMRVPRQLAYKSVKYINHLTVTNTLEPFGKGLGSASPEGGYSWHAGI
- a CDS encoding cytochrome b/b6 domain-containing protein produces the protein MAEPSISPATESCPDRGGTRGTTQVRHSLTTRSTHWIVTLCFLALLVTGIEIVISHPRFYWGEEGNVNTPPWFSLPIPSSRASVPTGYAHVLPDQNGWSRALHFQTAWILVPTGLYYLISGLRSGHLKRNLIPASGELSPTALLRSSLNHLRFRPHAASLHYNPVQRISYLIVILGAFPLMIWTGLAMSPAFTSAFPFFVEVLGGHQSARTLHFFATVFLTLFLLAHLVMIYRTGFRKLTWAMITGNVEKNS
- a CDS encoding GNAT family N-acetyltransferase — translated: MASTLRLRSRLRALHARRKARRRPTGMQFVVADSIEALRPDHWDAVAKHGGFFLRREVLRVIETDGPENVRPVYSIIYQDGDPAAILAAQRVEVAMAQIRSSDPAAKSGTKPRLLKRLLKPAAVVAAERLQQRMLVAGNLMSWGFHGIGFRPEREAAQLWPAVGEALYRIRRSDRLLGQTQLVIVKDLGMEQGHVEGLHQLSYRPLETEPNMVLAIDPAWRSYEDYLQALDAKYRRNAKDQLKKLASAGCSLETLTDLSGHAERLHELYLSVHQKASVRLVTLPASYLPELARAVGGDFRCTVVRRGEEILGFVTSIRDGDTAIAYYIGFDRQVASTAVPLYLRLLHSTINDAISWGCRRLSLGRTALEPKAAMGAKPEPMNVWLRHRVPAMNWILRGVLTTVDHEEAPERNPFKG